The following coding sequences lie in one Isoptericola variabilis 225 genomic window:
- a CDS encoding RDD family protein produces MTTTCGACGAQDQRGAFCTVCGTPTVATGVRPAGTPLSARLEVTTEPEARERTRQAPADMLRERALAQPGEPPLAGVGRRVGAYVLDALAVSLLAGVVAGVAAAAVGLPARYAAVLEATTQMGADAALRDVAAAGRTVAVVVGLVGLAAWVGLAVWEGRTGSTVGNRLLGIRTHDARTGDPAGVGHALLRWLVLWASGVVPVLGPVLVLLSPLFDGTGRRQGWHDKAAGTVVHDVRSVPPRTFAPAVPPASAAGAPPAAGAPPAPAAPVPSAPAAAPVAASRPGPADPWGFPAVPRGEATGLITGVPGLSSAPSATSPASATSPASATSPASATSPASATSPASAASPAPVPSAASPEPVPVEDVDDVEATRFSVSSRRGTGEAAPRPPATSIDLPSGERVRVAERTLLGRNPQPADGAPAALLRVDDPTRSVSKTHLELVPTADGLRLTDLRSTNGTAAIAPGGEVHELVPGTPFTVTAGWAVQAGDLRFTVVGPVDA; encoded by the coding sequence ATGACGACGACGTGCGGCGCGTGCGGCGCCCAGGACCAGCGCGGCGCGTTCTGCACGGTGTGCGGGACGCCGACCGTGGCGACCGGTGTGCGCCCGGCGGGCACGCCCCTGAGCGCGCGCCTCGAGGTGACCACCGAGCCGGAGGCGCGCGAGCGCACCCGCCAGGCGCCTGCCGACATGCTCCGCGAGCGGGCGCTGGCGCAGCCTGGGGAGCCGCCGCTGGCGGGCGTGGGCCGCCGCGTCGGCGCGTACGTGCTCGACGCGCTCGCGGTCTCGCTCCTCGCGGGCGTCGTGGCCGGGGTCGCGGCGGCCGCCGTCGGGCTGCCCGCGCGGTACGCCGCGGTGCTCGAGGCGACCACGCAGATGGGCGCCGACGCCGCCCTGCGCGACGTCGCGGCGGCGGGCCGGACGGTCGCCGTCGTCGTCGGGCTCGTCGGCCTCGCGGCGTGGGTCGGCCTCGCCGTGTGGGAGGGCCGCACCGGCAGCACCGTGGGCAACCGGCTGCTCGGGATCCGCACGCACGACGCGCGCACGGGCGACCCGGCGGGCGTCGGCCACGCGCTGCTGCGCTGGCTCGTGCTCTGGGCCTCCGGCGTCGTCCCGGTCCTCGGACCCGTCCTCGTGCTGCTGTCCCCGCTCTTCGACGGCACCGGCCGGCGCCAGGGCTGGCACGACAAGGCCGCCGGGACGGTCGTGCACGACGTCCGCTCCGTCCCGCCGCGCACGTTCGCGCCGGCCGTACCCCCCGCGTCCGCCGCCGGTGCGCCGCCCGCCGCCGGTGCGCCGCCGGCCCCGGCCGCGCCCGTGCCGTCGGCGCCCGCGGCTGCGCCGGTCGCGGCGTCGCGGCCCGGACCGGCGGACCCGTGGGGCTTCCCCGCCGTCCCGCGCGGCGAGGCCACCGGACTCATCACCGGAGTTCCGGGCCTCAGCTCCGCCCCGAGCGCGACGTCGCCTGCCAGCGCGACGTCGCCTGCCAGCGCGACGTCGCCTGCCAGCGCGACGTCGCCTGCCAGCGCGACGTCGCCCGCGAGCGCGGCGTCGCCCGCGCCGGTCCCGAGCGCGGCGTCGCCCGAGCCGGTCCCCGTGGAGGACGTCGACGACGTCGAGGCGACGCGCTTCAGCGTCTCGTCGCGCCGCGGGACGGGCGAGGCGGCACCGCGCCCGCCGGCGACGAGCATCGACCTGCCCTCGGGCGAGCGCGTGCGCGTCGCCGAGCGCACCCTGCTCGGCCGCAACCCGCAGCCCGCCGACGGCGCCCCGGCGGCCCTGCTGCGCGTCGACGACCCGACGCGGTCGGTGTCCAAGACGCACCTCGAGCTCGTCCCGACCGCCGACGGCCTGCGGCTGACCGACCTGCGCAGCACCAACGGCACGGCCGCGATCGCCCCGGGCGGCGAGGTGCACGAGCTGGTGCCGGGCACGCCCTTCACCGTCACGGCGGGCTGGGCCGTGCAGGCGGGCGACCTGCGCTTCACCGTCGTCGGACCGGTCGACGCATGA
- a CDS encoding FHA domain-containing protein: protein MTLRYVTGPSYAVVRGGAVVMLPEKVSPELVDELWRVLGRGAGVVPLLEVLTGSFGASLASLPPFAVVVTGGGGAGDDGAGGTRVQVAVRGATTVHVGTADGERVTVTGEAVTTWAERTFDDVAELAVHGALAGAGDTLVDDRGLPLDAGVVLAASVGAVLAERRAGSPSDVARPVADERPAVDLPAAVVDEVPLADAPAAPAAAVPLTSVVPPAAEHDPAPEPEHDRAPEPVHEPEHAPEPAPVEETSGYGHLWGSTVHRGVEAAAVRPEEDEEEADEQHGPQVDGQAGAQVDERDRGDAAGAPSSETAVAAETIAPVMTIAPSTVAPETVAPETIAPETIAPDTVAPASAASPADDDVDASTVLSSAIADLRAAATPSGEAPAVPPGPVFAPAAVPGRPSILARTCPGGHPNPPQRDDCAHCGQPLSGEARQVPRPPLGVMAVSSGPRITLDRPVIVGRRPRSPRSTGDDLPRLVTVPSPEQDISRSHVEVRLEGWHVLVSDMSTTNGTTLLRAGQPPMRLHPGEPVLVVSSDVVDLGDGVTLTFEGIV, encoded by the coding sequence ATGACGCTGCGCTACGTGACCGGACCGTCCTACGCCGTCGTGCGCGGCGGGGCGGTCGTGATGCTGCCCGAGAAGGTCTCGCCCGAGCTCGTCGACGAGCTGTGGCGCGTGCTCGGTCGCGGGGCCGGGGTCGTGCCCCTGCTGGAGGTGCTCACCGGCTCGTTCGGCGCGAGCCTCGCGTCCCTGCCGCCCTTCGCGGTCGTCGTCACCGGCGGCGGCGGTGCAGGCGACGACGGCGCGGGCGGGACCCGCGTGCAGGTCGCGGTCCGCGGCGCGACGACGGTCCACGTCGGCACGGCCGACGGGGAGCGCGTCACGGTCACGGGCGAGGCGGTCACGACGTGGGCCGAGCGCACGTTCGACGACGTCGCGGAGCTCGCCGTGCACGGCGCGCTCGCCGGGGCGGGCGACACGCTCGTCGACGACCGTGGGCTGCCGCTCGACGCCGGCGTCGTGCTTGCGGCGTCGGTGGGCGCGGTGCTGGCCGAGCGCCGGGCCGGCTCGCCGTCCGACGTCGCACGCCCGGTCGCGGACGAGCGCCCGGCGGTCGACCTGCCGGCCGCCGTCGTGGACGAGGTGCCGCTCGCCGACGCCCCGGCGGCTCCTGCGGCCGCGGTCCCCCTGACGTCCGTGGTCCCGCCCGCGGCGGAGCACGACCCGGCGCCCGAGCCGGAGCACGACCGGGCCCCCGAGCCGGTGCACGAGCCCGAGCACGCGCCGGAGCCCGCGCCCGTCGAGGAGACGAGCGGCTACGGCCACCTGTGGGGCAGCACGGTGCACCGCGGGGTCGAGGCGGCCGCCGTGCGCCCGGAGGAGGACGAGGAGGAGGCCGACGAGCAGCACGGCCCGCAGGTCGACGGGCAGGCCGGCGCGCAGGTCGACGAGCGGGACCGGGGGGACGCGGCCGGAGCGCCGTCGTCCGAGACCGCCGTCGCGGCGGAGACGATCGCACCGGTCATGACGATCGCTCCCTCGACCGTCGCGCCCGAGACCGTCGCGCCCGAGACGATCGCTCCCGAGACGATCGCCCCCGACACGGTCGCGCCCGCCTCGGCGGCGTCGCCCGCGGACGACGACGTCGACGCCAGCACCGTGCTGTCCTCCGCGATCGCCGACCTGCGCGCCGCGGCGACGCCGTCGGGCGAGGCCCCGGCCGTGCCGCCCGGTCCGGTGTTCGCCCCGGCCGCGGTGCCGGGCCGTCCGTCGATCCTCGCGCGCACGTGCCCGGGCGGGCACCCGAACCCGCCGCAGCGTGACGACTGCGCGCACTGCGGTCAGCCGCTGTCGGGCGAGGCGCGTCAGGTGCCGCGCCCGCCGCTGGGCGTCATGGCGGTGTCGAGCGGACCCCGCATCACGCTCGACCGGCCCGTCATCGTGGGGCGCCGGCCGCGCTCGCCCCGGTCCACGGGCGACGACCTGCCGCGCCTCGTCACGGTCCCGAGCCCCGAGCAGGACATCTCGCGGTCGCACGTCGAGGTGCGCCTCGAGGGCTGGCACGTGCTCGTGAGCGACATGAGCACGACCAACGGCACGACGCTGCTGCGCGCGGGGCAGCCCCCGATGCGGCTGCACCCGGGCGAGCCGGTGCTCGTCGTGTCGTCCGACGTCGTCGACCTCGGCGACGGCGTCACGCTGACCTTCGAAGGGATCGTCTGA
- a CDS encoding PP2C family serine/threonine-protein phosphatase produces the protein MTAGVALLWGAATHTGARRVLNEDAFLAGGSVFFVADGMGGHDAGEVASAAAVEALRPLVGTAVVGADVVRDRVRLAHDAVRAIETAPGRGAGTTLSGIALTEQDGEPYWLVVNLGDSRTYRLAHGRLEQVSVDHSEVQELVDAGTITVDEARRHPRRNVVTRALGAPEDPVPDFWYLPVAARDRLLVCSDGLTIELPDRRIAAVLLTEPDPQAAADRLVEEAVAAGGRDNITVIVIDATGASDALERTAPRDGRVVDDEDTVPRADQWRGAPA, from the coding sequence ATGACCGCCGGGGTCGCCCTGCTCTGGGGCGCCGCGACCCACACCGGCGCCCGGCGGGTCCTCAACGAGGACGCCTTCCTCGCGGGCGGGTCGGTCTTCTTCGTCGCCGACGGGATGGGCGGGCACGACGCGGGCGAGGTCGCGAGCGCTGCCGCGGTCGAGGCGCTGCGCCCGCTCGTGGGCACCGCCGTCGTGGGCGCCGACGTCGTGCGCGACCGCGTCCGCCTCGCGCACGACGCGGTCCGCGCGATCGAGACCGCACCCGGCCGGGGTGCGGGCACGACGCTGTCGGGCATCGCGCTGACCGAGCAGGACGGCGAGCCGTACTGGCTCGTCGTCAACCTCGGCGACTCGCGCACCTACCGGCTCGCGCACGGCCGCCTCGAGCAGGTCAGCGTCGACCACTCGGAGGTCCAGGAGCTCGTCGACGCGGGCACCATCACCGTGGACGAGGCGCGCAGGCACCCGCGGCGCAACGTCGTCACGCGCGCGCTCGGCGCGCCCGAGGACCCGGTGCCCGACTTCTGGTACCTGCCCGTGGCCGCGCGCGACCGGCTCCTCGTGTGCTCCGACGGGCTGACCATCGAGCTCCCGGACCGCCGGATCGCCGCGGTGCTGCTCACCGAGCCCGACCCGCAGGCGGCCGCCGACCGGCTCGTCGAGGAGGCGGTCGCCGCCGGGGGCCGGGATAACATCACGGTCATCGTGATCGACGCCACGGGGGCCTCCGACGCCCTCGAGCGGACCGCGCCGCGCGACGGGCGCGTGGTCGACGACGAGGACACGGTGCCGCGGGCCGACCAGTGGAGAGGGGCGCCGGCATGA
- a CDS encoding transglutaminase family protein, which produces MTDDRTSARPGADTGTTGGTRGTSRTSLRAGTTRGRGRGDDRPRVTGLGGLVDGAVLAALLVAVALGFGPAWGDRGYLVPALGGAAVGLAVAWAGAWRRWSVLPVAAATVLAYFLLGGALALRHTVVAGVVPTPRTLHELAVGAVQGWKRFVTTVPPLSSFPDLAVVPYLLLLLVAVLAGTIAWRATHAAWALLPVVAGLGTVALLGTILAAAPLVQGLVVAVVGVLWASWRTAETRMAANRLLSEASRSATRRLRAQRLRGGVAMLAVGGVAAVLLAPPLVAGERTVLREMVTPPLDLHRYTSPLVGFRQYTRDLAETELFTVTGLPEGARVRLATLDAYAGTVYDVSSGGAAGVFNRAGEVIDTVATGTRTTVEVAVTGYSGVWLPDVGQLAGIRFTGERAAELASSTYYNATSGTAVVTAGVRPGDTYELSAVVSPPPAEDALASARILDVDLPSPRDVPDAAPAKAQQFAADATDAFERLVNIRDTLVATGVYSSGLDNQPPSRPGHSAARIDELLAQDEMVGDDEQFAVTLALLAQQAGIPARVVMGFYPDEGAWEAGEPYVATGADVHAWVEVPFEGYGWVPFDVVPDEDNKVEPLPRNRQVPKPPVLEDPEAPEEPPQAEAGDVEDEEKDEQDAAGVDWRRVLTVVVSVAVPLALLVLPFLLVLGLKARRRRRRRTAPVVADRVSGGWREVVDAATDLGAGVPRGATRREGARLLAEQLPAAAAPTTTTLAHRADATVFGAVEPTEAEVEQFWAEVDRLVGELHGGVPWRRRVAARLSLRSLRGADAPPLHVAAGRVVAGVVAGAGRRAAGPWRRVQERTARAARRRARTRDREGR; this is translated from the coding sequence ATGACTGACGACCGCACCTCCGCGCGTCCCGGCGCGGACACGGGCACGACGGGCGGCACGCGCGGCACGTCGCGCACTTCGCTGCGCGCCGGCACGACGCGCGGGCGCGGCCGGGGCGACGACCGTCCCCGCGTGACCGGCCTCGGCGGCCTCGTCGACGGCGCGGTCCTCGCGGCGCTCCTCGTCGCGGTCGCGCTGGGCTTCGGCCCCGCGTGGGGCGACCGGGGGTACCTCGTGCCGGCGCTCGGCGGGGCCGCGGTCGGGCTCGCGGTCGCCTGGGCCGGGGCGTGGCGCCGCTGGTCGGTGCTCCCCGTCGCCGCGGCGACCGTCCTGGCGTACTTCCTGCTGGGCGGCGCGCTCGCCCTGCGGCACACCGTCGTCGCCGGCGTCGTCCCGACGCCGCGCACGCTGCACGAGCTCGCGGTCGGCGCGGTCCAGGGCTGGAAGCGGTTCGTGACGACGGTCCCGCCGCTGTCGTCGTTCCCCGACCTCGCCGTCGTGCCGTACCTGCTCCTGCTGCTCGTCGCCGTCCTGGCGGGCACGATCGCGTGGCGCGCGACGCACGCGGCCTGGGCGCTGCTGCCGGTCGTGGCCGGGCTCGGCACGGTCGCGCTGCTCGGCACGATCCTCGCCGCGGCGCCGCTCGTCCAGGGCCTCGTCGTCGCGGTCGTCGGTGTGCTGTGGGCCTCGTGGCGTACGGCCGAGACCCGCATGGCGGCCAACCGGCTGCTGTCCGAGGCGAGCCGCTCGGCGACCCGGCGGCTGCGGGCGCAGCGGCTGCGCGGCGGCGTCGCGATGCTCGCGGTCGGCGGCGTCGCCGCGGTGCTGCTCGCGCCGCCCCTGGTCGCCGGGGAGCGGACCGTGCTGCGCGAGATGGTCACGCCGCCGCTCGACCTGCACCGGTACACGAGCCCGCTCGTGGGGTTCCGCCAGTACACGCGGGACCTCGCCGAGACCGAGCTGTTCACCGTCACGGGCCTGCCCGAGGGCGCGCGCGTGCGGCTCGCGACGCTCGACGCGTACGCGGGAACGGTGTACGACGTGTCGAGCGGCGGCGCCGCGGGCGTCTTCAACCGCGCGGGCGAGGTCATCGACACCGTCGCGACCGGCACCCGCACGACGGTCGAGGTCGCCGTCACGGGCTACTCGGGGGTGTGGCTGCCCGACGTCGGCCAGCTCGCCGGCATCCGCTTCACGGGCGAGCGCGCGGCCGAGCTCGCCTCCAGCACCTACTACAACGCGACGTCGGGCACCGCGGTGGTCACCGCGGGCGTTCGCCCCGGCGACACCTACGAGCTCTCGGCGGTGGTGAGCCCCCCGCCCGCCGAGGACGCGCTCGCGTCCGCACGGATCCTCGACGTCGACCTCCCGAGCCCGCGCGACGTGCCCGATGCGGCGCCCGCCAAGGCCCAGCAGTTCGCCGCCGACGCGACCGACGCGTTCGAGCGGCTGGTCAACATCCGCGACACGCTCGTCGCGACCGGCGTCTACTCGAGCGGCCTCGACAACCAGCCCCCGTCGCGGCCCGGGCACTCGGCCGCGCGGATCGACGAGCTGCTCGCGCAGGACGAGATGGTCGGCGACGACGAGCAGTTCGCGGTCACGCTGGCGCTCCTCGCGCAGCAGGCCGGGATCCCGGCACGCGTCGTCATGGGGTTCTACCCCGACGAGGGCGCGTGGGAGGCCGGCGAGCCGTACGTCGCCACGGGCGCCGACGTGCACGCCTGGGTCGAGGTGCCGTTCGAGGGCTACGGCTGGGTCCCGTTCGACGTCGTGCCCGACGAGGACAACAAGGTCGAGCCGCTGCCGCGCAACCGGCAGGTCCCCAAGCCGCCCGTGCTCGAGGACCCCGAGGCGCCCGAGGAGCCGCCGCAGGCGGAGGCGGGCGACGTCGAGGACGAGGAGAAGGACGAGCAGGACGCCGCGGGCGTCGACTGGCGGCGCGTGCTGACGGTCGTCGTGAGCGTCGCCGTCCCGCTGGCGCTGCTCGTGCTGCCGTTCCTGCTCGTGCTCGGGCTCAAGGCCCGCCGGCGGCGACGTCGCCGCACCGCGCCCGTCGTCGCGGACCGGGTCAGCGGCGGCTGGCGCGAGGTGGTCGACGCCGCGACCGACCTGGGCGCGGGCGTCCCCCGCGGGGCCACGCGGCGCGAGGGCGCGCGCCTGCTCGCCGAGCAGCTCCCGGCGGCCGCGGCGCCCACGACGACGACGCTGGCGCACCGCGCCGACGCGACCGTCTTCGGCGCGGTCGAGCCGACCGAGGCCGAGGTGGAGCAGTTCTGGGCCGAGGTCGACCGCCTGGTCGGCGAGCTGCACGGCGGCGTGCCGTGGCGGCGGCGGGTCGCGGCACGGCTGTCGTTGCGCTCGCTGCGCGGCGCGGACGCGCCCCCGCTGCACGTCGCCGCCGGGCGGGTCGTGGCCGGCGTGGTCGCCGGCGCCGGTCGCCGGGCGGCCGGCCCGTGGCGGCGGGTGCAGGAGAGGACGGCGCGCGCCGCGCGCCGTCGTGCGCGGACGCGCGATCGGGAGGGTCGATGA
- a CDS encoding serine/threonine-protein kinase — protein MSRKRPPSPPPVIEGFEYVSLIGSGGFSDVFLYQQRRPRRRVAVKVLLHEWTGDHQRAAFDAEADLMATLSNHPTIVTMYEADVAADGRPYLAMEYCSRPNLGARYRSERMSVPDVLRIGVQVAGAVETAHRLGILHRDVKPANILVTEYGHPALTDFGISSTLDDAGRAEGMSIPWSPPESFAEPPRTSVATDVWGLAATLYSLLASRSPFEVPGGSNSSADLVARIESSPLLPTGRSDVPASLERVLATGMAKTPEARYPTALALARALQQVQTELALAVTPVDLLDEQGHVQEDTVDGLEDEDDVGTRLREVVSVDPRGPVPGVPGSGPGTPARTAASSPGSGSGGGAPLAVVTGAAAVEDDLGDTVHRSMASAATPSASSAASPDPAPGEAPAPARRTGVLVGGGIALALVVVVAVVLALRPDGGAPAEEAERPAATDVVEQGGPPADNLGGIVPAVTNLEGVDNGDGTVTFTWENPEPRPGDTYGWKVPDPLEETRYVEVLEPTKTLDADPSGRTCIEVVVNRDGAPSFTPKAACVP, from the coding sequence ATGAGCCGCAAGCGACCGCCGTCGCCGCCGCCCGTGATCGAGGGGTTCGAGTACGTCTCCCTCATCGGCTCGGGCGGGTTCTCCGACGTCTTCCTCTACCAGCAGCGCCGCCCGCGCCGCCGCGTCGCGGTCAAGGTGCTGCTCCACGAGTGGACCGGCGACCACCAGCGCGCGGCGTTCGACGCCGAGGCCGACCTCATGGCCACGCTGTCGAACCACCCGACGATCGTCACGATGTACGAGGCCGACGTCGCGGCCGACGGCCGCCCGTACCTCGCGATGGAGTACTGCTCGCGGCCCAACCTCGGGGCCCGGTACCGCTCCGAGCGCATGAGCGTGCCCGACGTGCTGCGCATCGGCGTCCAGGTCGCGGGCGCGGTCGAGACCGCCCACCGGCTCGGCATCCTGCACCGGGACGTCAAGCCCGCGAACATCCTCGTGACCGAGTACGGCCACCCGGCGCTGACGGACTTCGGCATCTCGTCGACGCTCGACGACGCGGGCCGCGCCGAGGGCATGTCGATCCCGTGGTCGCCGCCCGAGTCGTTCGCCGAGCCGCCGCGCACGAGCGTCGCGACCGACGTGTGGGGCCTGGCCGCGACGCTCTACTCGCTGCTCGCCTCGCGCTCCCCGTTCGAGGTGCCGGGCGGGTCCAACTCGAGCGCCGACCTCGTGGCCCGGATCGAGTCGTCGCCGCTCCTGCCGACCGGGCGCAGCGACGTCCCGGCCTCGCTCGAGCGCGTGCTCGCGACGGGCATGGCCAAGACGCCCGAGGCCCGGTACCCGACCGCGCTCGCGCTGGCCCGGGCGCTGCAGCAGGTCCAGACCGAGCTGGCGCTCGCGGTGACGCCCGTCGACCTCCTCGACGAGCAGGGCCACGTGCAGGAGGACACGGTCGACGGCCTCGAGGACGAGGACGACGTCGGCACGCGGCTGCGCGAGGTCGTCTCGGTCGACCCGCGCGGCCCGGTGCCCGGGGTGCCGGGGTCGGGCCCGGGGACCCCGGCGCGCACGGCGGCGTCGTCCCCCGGCAGCGGGTCCGGCGGCGGGGCGCCCCTGGCCGTCGTCACCGGCGCCGCCGCCGTCGAGGACGACCTCGGCGACACCGTCCACCGGTCGATGGCGTCGGCCGCGACGCCGTCGGCGAGCAGCGCGGCGAGCCCCGACCCCGCCCCAGGCGAGGCCCCCGCGCCCGCCCGCCGGACCGGCGTGCTCGTCGGCGGCGGGATCGCGCTCGCGCTCGTCGTGGTCGTGGCGGTGGTGCTCGCGCTGCGGCCCGACGGCGGCGCCCCGGCCGAGGAGGCCGAGCGCCCGGCCGCGACGGACGTCGTCGAGCAGGGCGGGCCGCCCGCCGACAACCTCGGCGGCATCGTGCCGGCCGTGACGAACCTTGAGGGCGTCGACAACGGCGACGGCACCGTGACGTTCACGTGGGAGAACCCGGAGCCGCGGCCCGGCGACACCTACGGCTGGAAGGTGCCCGACCCGCTCGAGGAGACCCGGTACGTGGAGGTCCTCGAGCCGACGAAGACCCTCGACGCCGACCCGTCGGGCCGGACCTGCATCGAGGTGGTCGTCAACCGCGACGGCGCGCCGTCGTTCACGCCGAAGGCCGCGTGCGTGCCATGA